ATCAAAAATATATTAAGGcactaaaataaatacacacatactgcATTGTCAATGTATGGAAACATCATGACGTGCACTGACTGACAAAGTAAGATTATTTTAGCTTTGAATGCATAGTAAACTAGCTAGCAGATTCGGATGTGTAAATCAGACATGTACTTCTGAACTTCCATCTTATCCACAAGATAAAGGACTAGTGACGGATTTGAAGCAATGACTTGGGTCAGATTGCATTCCACGCCTAAGATGTTCATTCGTTTCAGGTTTTGCTTCCCTTGGCCATTTATGCTTCCAAAGTCAACCTGCAGTAAGGAGTCTAGCAACTTCACAACTTCTGAATTTTCAAGTAAACAGCTTTATCAGATGATTATCATCAAGAACATGATTTACACTAACATtttcacagtttaaaaaaaaacacgttATTGCTGATGACTGTTCTTCCTATTGGAACTTCCCACTGGCATGTACTCTACAAGATACACAAGAAACCCCCTGTAGCTTCTGGTTAATGAGAAACTGGAAAATCCACaaaggaggctttttttttttttggtagatacATGAGAAACATTCTTGTGAGAGGCCTTTCATAAATTACAACTATGCAAATAGAAAGGTTTCATGATAGGCCTATATGAAACATTTCCTTAGATTCCTGACCATATTAACAATCAGAAGTTTTTGCCTATATCTGAAAGATAAAATTATTGATTTTACTATcctaattatttctattttgctaAAGAGGGCTCTGATATTGCTATGTAAACATTATCGACAACAAATATttagtttttctattatgtaCCTGCTGAATTCCTAGGTTAAGGACAAAATGAAAATGCTCTCCTTCATCCTCTACTCCACACTGTCCACCCAAAAGACAGGGTGTAGCATGTGGAAGGCTGGAGCTAGGGAAGAGAGCATCTTTAAAACAGGACTGCAAAAGAAAGGGCTGATCCAGGACATCCAGTTAGGCACATGGGTTCCCTCTTGGCATTCCTGAGCCTTAGTTAAAACCTCACTCACACTGTCTAGTCCTGCCTCATCTGTGGCTGAGCGCCAAGGCACAGGTTACATCATGAATGGTTCAGCTTAGAGAACAGCCTGAGTAAACCTGGGAAGAGGGCGCAGCTAAGCCAGGTGCAGAGGCTTCATTTCGGTGGAGTGGTTCACTGTCTGTGCTGAAGCACACAGCGTGGACTTCCACAGGACTCAGGCCTGTACAGAACTCCTGCAGTTAGAACACTAACTACCTACGAATCACTCGAGATTCCAGATGGAGTTGGCACCATCTCAGACACGGTGAACCGTGTTTGTGGGAGGTGGCAGGAATGGACTTTGTTGATTTAAGACAGTCTCATTCTGCAGCCCAAGCTGCCCTTGACCTCatggtaatccttctgcctcagcctctgaagtgctaTGATCACAGATGTGGGCTACCATGTTTGGCCGGGTATTGGCCCTTTGGGAAGGACTCCCAAATGACCCTCTGTCAGAATGTCTTTACTAATCATGTAGTGTTACGTTTCTTTTTCACTCTCACCAATGAAAAAGGCTGTCTTCTAGAGGCTATAAAGTGAGTGATACTACAACATAGTGAATACAGGAACAGGTGAGACTCATTTATATTCATTGTCAGACAAACTTTTGGGAAAAACACATCACCTTTCTCAAGAAATCTTTTCATGCTTTggaagttattatttatttaaatcttttaaaaaattaacgcGTATATGTGTTTTTCCTGCCATGTATCACTtgagtgcagtacccacagaggtcagaaaagggagCTGGATGCCTAGAATCAggagttacaggttgtgagttgccctgtgggtgctgggaattgaacctgggtccacagcaaaagcagccagtgctcttaactgctgagccatccctccaggatTGAAAGTTGTTACTGTAGAGACAGGACTTGGCTATGTTCCTTAGGCTGATCTGaattcctgggctcaagtgacCCTCCTCTCTCAGTTTGGTGTGAGGGTGTGAGCGACAGCTACAGGGCACGCACCACTGTGGGCAGCTTGGAAGTTATTAGTTTTAAAGGAATAAATACTAgaaagctttgaggtttccccCTCAcaccccacagggtttctctatatagccctggctgtcctggaacttactctgtagaccaggctggcctcgaactcagatctgccagtgtctgcctccagagtgctgggattaaaggtatgcaccatcacctGGCCAAACTTTTGAGTTTTTAATACTATTATACATATAACTCACATAAAAGGTTTATAGCATACATCCAGCACCCTATGGATACTGTTGCTGGTATGAGCCATTTAATCCTTGCTACAATGTATacttcacttttgtttttattaatttttatttatattttaattacttaaagTTTAATTCAATAGATCATATGCAAAATAGTTCATTTAACTTATTTCCAAACACGGAGATTTAATCTGAAAATTGAAACATAATTGGTTTTCAGTTAAAAGTATAATACACTAAGCATGTTTTCCTAGAATGTCTACACAGGTTTGCTGTGATATGAAGTAGAAAATGTGTACTTTTTGTGAATTTAAGAAACCTTCACAAATATGTAATATGATAAAGTAGATTTTAGTTGAGTGGTGCAAATGAATGGCTAATTACAAATGTTagctaaaaataaattcttagttTTTGGGGAGAAAGTAGGAAGAGAATCAACTGTGGTTCTTGGAAAATTTTTGTGAGTGCttttacatttcatatttaaagtttttttttaatttgatggggattgatTGAACctggggtctcatatatgcttggcaaatactctaccactgaacccaTCTACCTCAGtccataaaattacatatagaaGGTATAGAAAAGTGTGTAGGCACATTAATACTAACATTGTACTAAGCTACACAATTTTATTCCTAAAAGATTATACATCTTAGATACTCTTGCTAAATTAATACTTGAATATCTCTTGTCATCACAGAGTGAAAACTGAGAAGCTGTGAGGGTTAGGTATAGGTAATACAATAATAACATTGATGCTTTTAACATGTCATGTACAATATTTAATGTGTTGCTATTTAAAAACTGGGAGAGCtaacatttatattaatatttgctATTTGGAAATAATGTTTCAATGCTAATACTCTGCTAATTTAGACATGAAGATTAATTATATAGCTATTTAATATATCATGTTGGTTAACTAGTATTTGaagatacacatttttttctgagtggcctttgagaaaagtgcattaaCTGTGGTTTCCAGCCATACATTACTCTCCTAACTTGTGATTATTTAAACATCCTCCTAAGGAATTAAGTAGCACTCAAACCACAAGCTCAGGCAAACTGACTTCTGTCTCCCACTTCTGCATGTCCACTTCCAACCATCATTTCTCTCAGTCTCTCAAAACTATCAGAGTTTTCTAAAAGGCTCCGCAGTTTGCTGGAGTCTCTGAATGATTACAGCATTCTGTAAATCTGCTTCTTCCAATGTCAGTGTCTCATCCAGAAGTCTGAGAAAAGGAAGAGCCGTTGCCAGGGcaaaggggggcgggggggggggggggcttctctgAGATCCTTGATATTTTTCAATGAAGTCTTTGATGTGGATCACCCTATGAGAAACATTAAATCTTTGGACAGTCCTTTCCCCGTTGGCCAACCAGATCTGGATCCTGGTGATGGGCTCCAAGTTGTTCAGTGAAACAGCAGACAGAGCACTTTTATTCTCAACTTCGATACTCTTTGCTTTAGAAACGATTTTTGGTGTAGCACTTCCTAGTCTGTGACCCTGTCCTGAGAAGGGCTGGAACACGGGCTTTGTAGACATacatacttcattttttttatcttctacTTTAACATCCAcctcttctttatcaaaaattccCTGTAATTCTGAAGGTAATTCCCCCTTTTTGATGGAGTTCAGAAACTGCTGACTTGCACCATCAGAGTAACTTCTAAAGTCATCATTGACTGTGAATCCATTTTTccacaattttatatttatatctaccttctctgcttcctcaaaaAGGCTGTCAACGAAATAGTCACAGTTCCTTTGCTGATTATCATTGAGGGGCTGATTGTCAGGAGATCCTGTTTCACAAACCCAGTCTTCTTTTACACTGTCAAGATTATCtacttctttcattctctttctgctactgtaatcccagcacctgggaagcagaggaaggatgagttcaaggtcatcttcaactcTGTTGCTAAAGACGATCTTGGGCCCTTGGGGGCGCGGTCCCGCGGCCTAGTCCTCGGGTCCCTGAGGGTCCGCAAgcatcgccgccgccgccgccgccgcccggcggGAGCCACTCAGGCCAGGGGCGCCTGGGGGACACCCTCTTTGGGGACCGGCGCGGAGAGACGTCCGCCTCCCTCGGTCCGCCGGACGCGCCCCGGGAGCGCGCCGACGAGGGCTCCCAcgatgtacatttttaaaaaatatttcttaaccattttgttttcttcttttgcaaaCTCCAGAGTCAGGTCCCAAGCCCATTTTTCTAAGAAgtcatttgctatttttattatttaccttttgagttatttatatattctggatattaaaccTCTGCCAGGAGAATAGCTAACAAaaattctctcccattctctggGCTTCCCATTTACCTGGTAGACTGTTTCCTTCACTTTCCAGTGTTGAGgtcccacttgtcaattgttggcctaaattcttgggcaaatggagtcctattcaggaaGTCTTTTCCTGCACAAACATCATGTTTTCTCGTTGCAGTTTCAGTGTTTCGGGTTTGggatttaggtctttgatccattggaGTTGTTTGTGTGCAAGGTGGTGGATACTGGTCTAATTTTGTTCTTCTATATGTGGGCACCCACTTTTCCAAGAATCATCTGTTGAAAATAATTTATCTTATCCAGACTATGATTTAGTCATCTTTGTCAAATGGCTGGAGTTGGGTGCACTCATGTTTGGATCTTTggttttgttccattggtctgcCCTGTTTTTGTGCCAGTGCCATATTAtgtattactatagctctgctgTTTATCTTAAGATCTGAAACGGTAATCCCTGCAGCTTTGTTCTCTTTCATCAGGATTGTCTTGGCTTTCtggggtcttttgtggttccataagAATTTTAGGATAGGttgtttgagttttgttgttgttgttgttccatttATATGAAGAATAAGATGAGTATTTTGAttgtgattgcattgaatctgtaaatatcTTTTAGAAAAGTGGCAATTTTCACGATATTACTTCTGTTCATCTGTGAGCATAGGATAGTTTTCCATTTTCCAGTGTCTATCTTTTTCCTCAGGGGTTTAATGTTTTCACTGGAGAGGTCCTTCACTtccttgatattttattttccttgaggCTACCATGAATGGGTGTCCATTTGTGATCTCCATATCTATGTATTCGTTGGCAGTATATAGAAAAGATTTTGATTTGTGCAAGTTGATTCTGTATCTTGCCACATTGCTGAATTTGAttatcatttctagaagttttctgataGAAATATATAGTATCTTGTCATTAGCAACTCACTTCCCATTCCTCACAGGTCTATCCCCCACCCTTgtgacctcccccccccacaaaaaaagaagaaaaataaaaataaaagtccaaTTGGTGTTGCCCATTTAttcactggaacatggtcaaactcccagtggccagtcctttaaagaaaactgagtccttcctcacATGCACCTCAGTgagaagccatcagttgtggagagctacactctccttatcacagtttttaagagtCCTCTTCAATGTTTTTCTGTCTAGGCTGTTCCTtgcgagggagggagggcaggcagtAGGGATAAGAATTGTCACAGAAGCTttctatgtccctctttctcaactgtgagtctgaagTCATCAATACCACGGCAAAAGTagctcttgtataatattagatggaccagccttaatattatacatcccaagggctcaggagagagaactactaacggcgaggactattttcaagaaatagaatctcagcacaccgagctcttagtccagtcatttattcttccaaatcttctcCATCCTTCCCAAGGCCTGGGAGTCCCAGCATagatacacttacaagcagtaatccttggcagtgcaaagccaggcttccagggtcaaacagaggggtgataagaatcacatagagaagcaataaccattaattattaTTTGCAACCCCACAGGGAAGTGACCAatagggaaatgaattaactaaaggctaaattcagataatatctaagaagagggatcttatgtgttCAACTgtaatcttaaacgtgattggtacaaaatgttaagaatctataagtcaatgagataaaataaaactgtctccttttttcctgtggctcctatctgtccaagctatctgccatttttctgcagggtgggggtaGGTAGGTGtgctcggtcgctaggcaacctgtgtactgCTAGattcctctggtgatagttaaagggagatctggaactagaggtaagatttgagAAAGGAGAGAGTTAAGCTTATTTGGCACATCTACCAGgctttctcaaacaggtagtctggacacttaaatctgttcttagagagtacagaggtatctgtGACAAGGTACTTTTCCTCTGTCTGGGGATGGAACTGACCCGCTACTGCCAATGACGCTAATTAcggggaggcttgaactggagttctggctgtgcatagctgtcagcgcaggttatctaaatattcctttagtagaggggaaatgatgcccaataaatgaaggaaaagctacaatagcacacaagaaactcatagcaggaaacagctgataatcAAAACCCAAATATCACCAAGGTTCCTTGAGCCTCAAGCTtaacctctggaaggcccttggttTCTTCCAGGTATTAACTTTGTCAtactcagctgaaatcctactttgtgtatttttgcagcttgcagcaagtagcttccttgccctttacagtcaaCAGAAAAATAGATCATAGATATGCATATGGTTTCTGAAACCAGCATGGACCACAAACATCCACTTAGCCTCTGGTGTCAGCACGCACCAcacagacctcagcatggtctctggtggcagtgcagaccacagacatcaacacagccttTGCCACTGCACAGGCCGCAGACACCATCATAGCCCtcggtggcagcacaggccaagaacatcaacatggcttcaggctgcCGCACAGACCACAGAAATTCAAATGGCCTacagtggtaacacaggccatggacatcaacacaacTCCTGGCTGCTGTAGGACCATCCTGCAGCATCCTACAGACACCCACATCACAGACATCCACATAAACCTGGGGCTTCAGTACAGCCTGGGCAGCAGACCACCGATACCAAAGTAGCCTCCAGGGGCAGCACACACCATAGAGGTCTTTCAAAGAGGtccaatccagaaaatgaaccattTTTCATCTTGGATATCATATTGTTGCTCAGAACCAGGGCAATCAGGTTGAACGTGTCATAGAAGGGTCTGTGGTTTGGCAGATTTGTAGGGAGAGACCAGCAAGTGCTGATAAGTGTGGCTAGACTAATCCAGGACACTGAATATGGGACCTGGGATAGACATGGCATTTTGGAGAAAGGGAATGGATAGGCAGATCAGGAAGACTCACTAGGCTATCccgaggaggagggggaggaagagaaagaagaggaggaggagaggaaggaggaggtgggagatCTGAATGGGTGGAGAGGTTGAATTCATTGCAGAAGGGACCTGTTTGTGGTGGCAGGTAGGGTGGCTCCTGGTTGAAACCAAGAAGATGGCTGATGCATAGAAGGGGTTGGTCAGACTGGACCTGGGTAGTTATGTGGGACCTGGGCTTTATCTGGTAGGTCTGGAAGAAGGTATTTGATGGAAAGGTCATGGAGAATCACTGGGCTAGAGCCTAGACGAGGAGGAGGCATATGGAATCTTAaatctcattttctctcctctgtATTGTTTAAtatattagctgggcagtggtggcagaagcctttaatcccagcactcaggagtcagaggcaggtagatctctgtgagttcaaggttaacctggtcttcagagtgagatccaggacagcatgggctacatggtgagaccttgtctcagaaaaccaaatatattctcatttttataggtgaattaagagAGATGCTGAGATATCAGTTTAACTTTTGCCAGAAATTTTTCTGAGTTGTTGAAACCAGTGTTCTCCAAGATTAACTATACACtaaggaatgaaagaagaaatatgtTTCAAAAAGGTTTCACAAGATTATTGATATATACTATTTTGACTGACCAGTGGTTTAtaattatgaatataaatatatagattatCTCAACAACAATGTTATCGGGGTGTTCAATTAAACAACAAATAGAAAACACTATTTTGGATGCCCTGCCCCATAGCTGAAATGTGTATGTACTCTCTTGAAGAGGAGTCAGGAAACATGTTTTCTTAATCTGTAATCTTCACAGACTGGAAGACAATGACCGCAGCCAGAAATACTTCCCACACTGTGAGTCACTTCATCCTCTTAGGCTTCCCTTGCCGCAGAGAAATACAGATCTTCCTTTTCTCCATATTCTTCATGGTTTACGTTTTCACTTTGCTTGGAAATATGGCGATTGTATATGCAGTGCACCGGGATCAGCGGCTCCATACTCCCATGTACATTCTGCTGGCCAACTTCGCCTTCCTAGAGATATGCTATGTCAACTCTGATGTGCCAAACATGCTGGTCAACTTCCTCTCCACAACCAAAAGCATCTCCTTCACTCGATGCTTACTCCAGTTGTACTTCTTCTTCTCCCTGGGGACAACTGAGTGTTTATTTCTCTCTATCATGGCCTATGACAGGTTCCTGGCAATCTGTCGCCCACTCCACTACCCCACTGTCATGACCACGAGGTTCTGTGGCAGCCTGATCATATTTTGCTGGGTCTATGGCTTCCTCTGGTTTCTTATCCCAGTGATGCTCATCACTCAACTGCCATTTTGTGGCCCAAATGTGATTGATGACTTTCTTTGTGACCTCGGTCCCCTGTTGGATCTAGCTTCAGCCTGTGTCCCAATCCCAGGCACTGTTCTCATCTGCGGCACTATGAGCTCCCTCCTCATCTTTGCTACATTTTTTTACATTATTGGTTCATATACCTTAGTGCTGAGGGCTGTGATACGGATGCCCTCGGGTGCGGGCTCAAAGAAGGCTTTCT
The nucleotide sequence above comes from Peromyscus maniculatus bairdii isolate BWxNUB_F1_BW_parent chromosome 9, HU_Pman_BW_mat_3.1, whole genome shotgun sequence. Encoded proteins:
- the LOC102911525 gene encoding olfactory receptor 11H6-like produces the protein MTAARNTSHTVSHFILLGFPCRREIQIFLFSIFFMVYVFTLLGNMAIVYAVHRDQRLHTPMYILLANFAFLEICYVNSDVPNMLVNFLSTTKSISFTRCLLQLYFFFSLGTTECLFLSIMAYDRFLAICRPLHYPTVMTTRFCGSLIIFCWVYGFLWFLIPVMLITQLPFCGPNVIDDFLCDLGPLLDLASACVPIPGTVLICGTMSSLLIFATFFYIIGSYTLVLRAVIRMPSGAGSKKAFSTCSSHLAVVALFYGSVMITYVSPGSGQAKGMQKFTTLFYSVLTPFFNPMIYSLRNKEMKEALKKVIGGS